The Lycium barbarum isolate Lr01 chromosome 9, ASM1917538v2, whole genome shotgun sequence genome has a segment encoding these proteins:
- the LOC132610619 gene encoding uncharacterized protein LOC132610619 — protein MGVLKPFQLLEINIISAQDLEPISKKMKTYATVWVHPTRKLTTAVDVEGGNNPTWNDKFVFRVDEEFLRQDTSAVQIEIHCGHWFKDSLVGSVRVLVGNLIPPPARTHHNHHPHHLGMRFVALQVRRPSGRPQGILNIGVALLDSTMRSMPLYTELNKSAVGYRDLMEEEQLAHHSQKTIADKTTTTTNNNNNNTNNNVTTIYTNNNVTTIKPILLRTKSERSERVKFDDDVPKANSSKVAKPSKKKKANYDKESSILSISLEPPPQMMVKKKGKASSVISGAELKEKSKPKDKNGRAGSVLSDSVVSKESSLYNNGPKEDNKPKLKLIALELENKDKPTNEKKPAYDPSTTKVVDEKSLTKPKGLLDGDKQVEPTEPITVIGKPIPNYSGYEFGGPKGPGHNGKFVFGGPIKGNPHHWTDSEIGPSASEVAAAVAVAEKKYPLDDQQSSVLDGWSLDESVEGLRSKLERWRTELPPVYDRGNASSSYQSTGRHTRRHARGSSGLFSCFGNIMGYECQCICGKPKKKYSTRFYSPSVGSRSLF, from the exons atgggGGTCTTGAAACCGTTCCAACTCTTGGAAATAAACATCATCTCCGCTCAGGATTTGGAACCAATTTCCAAGAAGATGAAAACCTACGCCACCGTGTGGGTCCACCCTACGCGGAAGCTAACCACCGCGGTGGATGTTGAAGGTGGCAACAACCCTACGTGGAACGATAAATTTGTTTTTCGGGTGGATGAGGAGTTTCTTCGGCAAGATACCTCAGCCGTACAAATAGAGATTCATTGTGGCCATTGGTTTAAGGATTCTCTCGTCGGTTCCGTTCGCGTCCTCGTCGGAAATCTCATCCCTCCTCCGGCTCGGACTCACCAtaatcatcatcctcatcatctTGGCATGCGTTTTGTTGCACTTCAG GTACGCCGTCCATCAGGGCGACCTCAAGGGATATTGAACATTGGTGTTGCATTACTAGATAGTACTATGAGAAGTATGCCGTTATATACCGAATTAAACAAGTCAGCAGTTGGATATCGCGATTTGATGGAAGAAGAACAGCTCGCTCACCATAGCCAGAAAACAATTGCTGATAAAactaccaccaccaccaacaacaacaacaacaataccaataacaatgTGACCACTATTTATACCAATAACAATGTGACCACTATAAAACCAATATTGTTACGTACAAAGAGTGAACGTAGCGAACGCGTCAAGTTCGATGATGATGTTCCAAAGGCTAATAGTTCAAAAGTTGCAAAACCCTCAAAAAAGAAGAAGGCAAATTATGACAAAGAAAGCTCAATTCTTAGTATTTCTTTGGAGCCTCCACCCCAAATGATGGTGAAAAAGAAAGGCAAAGCAAGTTCTGTGATAAGTGGTGCAGAGTTAAAAGAGAAATCAAAGCCCAAAGATAAAAACGGTAGGGCAGGCTCAGTTCTTAGTGACTCAGTTGTAAGCAAAGAGTCATCTCTTTATAATAATGGGCCTAAAGAAGATAATAAACCCAAGCTCAAACTTATAGCTTTAGAGCTTGAAAACAAAGACAAGCCCACTAATGAAAAGAAACCTGCCTATGACCCATCAACAACTAAAGTAGTTGATGAAAAATCTCTCACAAAGCCCAAAGGCTTATTGGATGGTGATAAACAAGTTGAGCCCACAGAGCCAATAACGGTCATAGGAAAGCCCATTCCAAATTATAGTGGATATGAGTTTGGAGGcccaaaagggccgggacacaaTGGAAAATTTGTATTTGGAGGCCCAATCAAGGGAAATCCTCATCATTGGACTGACTCAGAAATTGGGCCTTCAGCATCTGAGGTCGCAGCGGCAGTGGCTGTGGCTGAAAAGAAATACCCATTGGATGATCAACAAAGCTCAGTTTTGGATGGTTGGAGTTTGGACGAGAGCGTCGAGGGGCTCAGGTCCAAACTCGAGAGGTGGCGGACAGAACTGCCGCCAGTATACGACCGGGGGAACGCCTCGAGCAGCTACCAATCGACCGGTCGTCACACGAGGAGGCATGCACGTGGGTCAAGTGGATTGTTTTCTTGTTTTGGTAATATTATGGGGTATGAATGCCAATGCATTTGTGGTAAGCCTAAGAAGAAATATAGCACAAGGTTCTATAGCCCATCAGTTGGCAGCAGATCATTATTTTGA
- the LOC132608816 gene encoding uncharacterized protein LOC132608816 has product MLPKEPSFCIYNPDDGVEGMMENQDLMRSVTIGENILDIGSCDFSFGNREMGLIEEDENEEVEKEKESEPVINSMYLATGFGVDGNGVNSGGVDFAPLDFDGNGDAEEYYKRVLKEDPSNPLFLRNYAQLLQSKGDLSGAEHYYFQATLADPKDGDILSQYAKLVWELHQDKYKASDYFERAVHASPENSHVLAAYASFLWDINDDESEDEMNMQSDKTKIEVPEEATVSRNLNYEEDNRPVSSPLHLAAGLGIGDNIFSGGSPVDYSAAVPDMDGNAEECYIRMIKENPHNPMLLRNYAKFLSQSKGDLQGAEEYYSRAILADPTDGETISHYAMLTWQLHHDKYKASSYFKRAVQASPEDSDVLAAYARFLWQIEEDEEEEDDETLGSYNGAPLLQGIVAANA; this is encoded by the exons ATGTTGCCTAAAGAACCATCATTTTGTATATATAATCCTGATGATGGTGTTGAAGGAATGATGGAAAATCAAGATTTAATGAGGTCTGTGACAATAGGGGAAAATATATTAGATATAGGtagttgtgattttagttttggAAATAGGGAAATGGGATTAATTGAGgaagatgaaaatgaagaagttgaaaaagaaaaagaaagtgaaCCAGTAATTAATTCAATGTATCTTGCTACTGGATTTGGGGTTGATGGAAATGGTGTAAATAGTGGTGGAGTTGACTTTGCACCTTTAGATTTTGATGGAAATGGAGATGCTGAGGAATATTATAAGAGGGTTCTTAAAGAAGATCCCTCTAATCCTTTGTTTTTGAGGAATTATGCTCAACTTTTAcag TCAAAGGGAGATCTTTCTGGAGCTGAACACTATTACTTTCAAGCTACACTAGCAGATCCAAAAGATGGAGATATCTTGTCACAGTATGCTAAATTAGTGTGGGAGCTGCACCAAGATAAATATAAAGCATCGGATTACTTTGAACGTGCAGTTCATGCTTCTCCTGAAAACAG CCATGTTCTTGCAGCATATGCGAGTTTTCTTTGGGATATCAATGACGATGAAAGTGAGGATGAAATGAACATGCAAAGTGATAAGACAAAG ATTGAGGTACCTGAGGAAGCTACTGTATCCAGGAACCTGAATTACGAAGAAGATAACAGACCTGTTAGCTCTCCCTTACATCTTGCAGCAGGACTAGGAATCGGGGATAATATATTTAGTGGTGGCTCTCCTGTTGATTATTCTGCAGCTGTACCTGATATGGACGGAAATGCGGAGGAGTGCTATATTAGGATGATCAAAGAAAATCCTCATAACCCCATGCTTTTAAGAAACTATGCTAAATTTCTTAGTCAG TCCAAGGGAGACCTACAAGGTGCAGAAGAATATTATTCACGTGCAATACTAGCGGATCCTACTGATGGAGAAACTATTTCACATTATGCTATGTTGACTTGGCAACTTCATCATGACAAATATAAAGCATCATCATACTTTAAGAGGGCAGTTCAAGCTTCTCCAGAAGACAG cGACGTGCTTGCTGCATATGCTAGATTTCTCTGGCAAatagaagaagatgaagaagaagaagatgatgaaacaTTAGGCAGTTACAATGGAGCACCGCTTCTTCAAGGAATTGTGGCTGCAAATGCATAA
- the LOC132608814 gene encoding nuclear transport factor 2-like, translating into MATPFHLPVTAAQVGTYFVGQYYQMLQTQPDFVHQFYSDASTVLRIDSSTRETASGMLQIHTLIMSLHYTGIEIKTLHSLESWNGGVLVMVSGSVHVKGIDRSRKFVQTFFLGPQEKGYFVLNDIFHYVDEEQILQQPMPYLAQTNLDSRLNASNALQEQVPNYMLGGEIQAREYAAATKIEDNGPVNNYSFPEERLQHVPEAEKILEDNFAVQSNGSLQSTINAVQDHLSSPIEEPVAEPQKHTYASILQVAKGHSAQGGPAQSSFNKPTPSPSEWQHVPEPPALPSVPSTTIIERSITEATEEASAVDDEVEVKSVYVKNVPTTMAAYEIEEEFKRFGKLKPDAVAIRTRKDIDVCYAFVEFEDVTGVQNAIEASTVQIGGHQLYIEGRRPNRNNLIRGRGRGRGRVSYSMDGRGRYGGRGFGRGGQDGGDRDYGRSRGDGYYRQAPRQERAYSGNQQGMRNGQYSWE; encoded by the exons ATGGCGACGCCGTTTCACTTGCCAGTAACTGCTGctcag GTGGGAACATACTTTGTGGGCCAGTATTATCAGATGTTACAGACCCAACCGGATTTTGTTCACCAGTTCTACAGTGATGCTAGTACCGTGCTTCGAATTGATTCCAGCACCAGGGAGACTGCTTCAGGAATGCTG CAAATCCACACCCTCATCATGTCGCTCCATTATACCGGGATCGAGATTAAAACACTTCATTCCTTGGAGTCATGGAACGGTGGTGTCCTTGTGATGGTTTCAGGTTCTGTCCACGTGAAAGGTATCGACAGGAGTAGGAAGTTCGTACAAACATTTTTCCTTGGACCCCAGGAAAAAGGATACTTTGTCCTCAATGATATCTTTCACTATGTTGATGAGGAGCAAATTCTGCAGCAACCAATGCCCTATCTAGCACAGACTAACCTTGATTCCAGGCTGAATGCTTCCAATGCACTTCAAGAGCAAG TGCCCAACTACATGCTTGGTGGAGAAATCCAGGCAAGGGAGTATGCTGCTGCTACTAAAATTGAAGATAACGGGCCAGTCAATAACTACAGTTTTCCGGAGGAACGGCTTCAGCATGTCCCCGAAGCCGAGAAGATCCTTGAAGATAATTTTGCAGTGCAGTCAAACGGCTCACTTCAGAGTACAATTAATGCAGTGCAAGATCATTTATCCAGTCCTATTGAGGAACCTGTTGCGGAGCCCCAAAAGCACACTTATGCCTCTATT TTACAAGTTGCTAAAGGGCATTCCGCACAAGGAGGACCAGCCCAGTCTTCTTTCAACAAACCTACACCTTCTCCTTCAGAGTGGCAGCATGTACCAGAGCCTCCTGCTCTGCCATCAGTTCCATCGACTACTATTATTGAGAGGTCTATAACAGAGGCCACAGAAGAGGCTTCAGCTGTGGATGATGAAG TTGAAGTCAAGTCTGTATATGTTAAAAATGTGCCTACAACGATGGCTGCTTACGAAATCGAGGAGGAATTCAAAAGGTTTGGTAAACTAAAGCCTGATGCTGTTGCCATTAGAACGCGAAAG GACATTGATGTATGCTATGCATTTGTCGAATTTGAAGATGTAACTGGTGTTCAGAATGCAATAGAG GCATCTACTGTTCAGATTGGTGGACACCAGTTGTACATTGAAGGGAGGAGACCGAACAGAAACAACTTAATTCGGGGAA GAGGAAGGGGTAGAGGCAGAGTTAGCTACTCCATGGACGGAAGGGGGCGCTATGGTGGCCGTGGTTTTGGGAGAGGTGGTCAAGATGGAGGTGACCGTGATTATGGCAGATCAAGAGGAGATGGTTACTATAGACAAGCTCCTCGGCAAGAAAGAGCTTACTCGGGCAATCAGCAAGGCATGAGAAATGGGCAGTACTCGTGGGAATAA
- the LOC132608817 gene encoding 28 kDa ribonucleoprotein, chloroplastic-like: MAATAATAVASSFSSLPCIRSKLTWSNCDHLLKISCTRTPSLTLTSSSLSLSLGSGNEVTWRRKRLAAAVAQEEAEAAVTVQEEEAEVEAEAAVEEEVVAEEKGEDTSESEGVNTKLYFGNLPYLCDSAQLAGIVQDYGSPELVEVLYDRDTGKSRGFAFVTMSTLEDCEKVIENLDGREYGGRTLRVNFSDKPKPKEPLYPETAHKLFVGNLAWSVTSDSLIQAFQQFGTVVGARVLYDGETGRSRGYGFVSFETREEMENALNNLNGVELDGRALRVSLAQGKKQ; encoded by the exons ATGGCAGCCACAGCTGCCACAGCAGTAGCTTCTTCATTCTCAAGTCTTCCTTGTATACGTTCTAAATTAACTTGGTCCAACTGTGATCATCTCCTTAAAATATCATGCACTAGAACACCAAGTCTAACTTTAacttcatcatcattatcattatcattaggTAGTGGAAATGAAGTGACATGGAGGAGGAAGAGGCTGGCGGCTGCGGTGGCCCAAGAGGAGGCAGAAGCCGCGGTGACGGTGCAGGAGGAAGAGGCGGAGGTGGAGGCCGAGGCGGCGGTTGAAGAGGAAGTAGTTGCGGAGGAAAAGGGAGAAGACACTAGTGAAAGTGAAGGTGTTAATACTAAGCTTTATTTTGGGAACTTGCCTTATCTTTGTGATAGTGCACAACTTGCTGGGATTGTTCAAGACTATGGTAGTCCTGAGCTTGTTGAG GTTCTTTATGACAGGGACACAGGTAAAAGCAGAGGATTTGCATTTGTGACAATGAGTACTCTTGAAGATTGCGAGAAAGTCATCGAAAATCTAGACGGAAGA GAGTATGGTGGCAGAACCTTAAGGGTGAATTTCTCAGACAAGCCTAAACCAAAAGAACCCCTTTACCCGGAAACTGCACACAAGCTCTTTGTTGGTAATTTGGCCTGGTCAGTCACATCTGACAGTTTGATACAAGCATTTCAACAATTTGGAACTGTTGTTGGAGCTCGGGTACTATATGATGGAGAGACAGGAAGATCTCGTGGCTATGGTTTTGTGAGCTTTGAGACTAGAGAAGAAATGGAGAATGCTCTCAACAATCTCAATGGAGTG GAATTGGACGGAAGGGCATTGCGCGTTAGCTTAGCACAAGGGAAGAAACAATAA